The sequence TATATTTAAAACCAAACCTCTCTAAAATTGATTTTTCCACGTTGTCACCATCCATCTATTTATATTCTTTTAACGCTTTTATAAGTAATTCACTTACACCATTCTTTTCACAAAAATCTATAATTAAAGCACGCGCCATTCTATTAGGTACAACTTTATTATTTTCCCATCTATTAACTGTTGAAAAGCTAACATGCACTGCTTCAGCAAAATCTGTTTGAGTCATCTTGAGCTCATTTCTTATAGCCTTAATCGTTTCAGAAATTATCATTTTATCACGCTCCTATATTAATATTATAGCATTGTCTATATAGCAAAGTCTATAATCAATTGAATTATTTACATCTATACTGTCTCCTCAACCCTATAGATATATCTAATCTGTCAACTCAACCCTACCCATATTCTAGCTCAAATTTTGCACAAAAATATACCCTCGATATGTTTCCACGTACACATATCAAGGGCTTAGGTCGAGTAGACAGATTCACTTTCATTTTATAAAACCTAGTATCTTCAAGGCTTTCCGGGCTTTATTTCTTAGACATCAAGCAAATGGTCTCAACATGGCTCGAGAGGACAGTATTGATGTCTTTCGAGCCGTCCGTTCTCGGAAACAAATCCACGGCATTTTTTCATTCGAGGTATTGGGGAACATATCGACTTGAATCATTTTACTTTAAGCCTTTATCGATAGCTTCCTGAATAATCTTATGGCAACATACTCCCAACGGATTGTTTTCTTTACAATTAGAATTTTTCATTGCCCCAGTTATGGCATTCACTTCTTTTACGGTTTTCGCGCCATGCTTTACAACTGCTTCAATTACCTGATCTTCTGTGACTTCGCTGCAATAACAAGCATACTTAGGATCTGCATCTTTCTTAAACCATATTGGGACTTTAACCTGTTGTTTATTAAACTTAACATTAAATTTCGTATTATAGTAAGTAATATCACATTCCTCATTCATACATAAATAATAATCGTTATCACCGATTTGTTCCGTTAACTCGTTAAGTACCATATGCTTTACTGTAATGTTTTTAACAAGAGTACCTTGTTTTTCGCATACAGGACAAAAATTGTTCTTTTCTACCTCACAAGATGATTCTCCTAAATTTCCGCAACAATAATTACTCAAAGTTTCCTTTCCCATTATCTGCATTTGCCTCCTAAAATTTATTCTTCTCTTTCTCTATGATCTACAGGACTTTCACCTGTTAGCATTTGCTAGCTTCGCTGGACGCGCTTTTCAATACTACTGTCTCAACGAGGGTGTACACCTTTTTTCTTAGCGTTTTCAGAAACCCATTTCACATCTTTGAGATTTTGGGCATATCTCCTTTAAACAAAAGCATATATGAAAGCATGACAACTCCTGAAACTACAAATACGTCTGCTAAATTAAATATGGGGTAATTAATTAGTGTGAAATCGAGAAAGTCGGTTACATAGTTCAATCTAACTCTATCGATAAGATTTCCTAAAGCTCCACCAATAATTATCGCCAAGGATAGCTTAAAGGCTACTTCTCCTGTCTTTAATATTTTTATCAAATAGTATATTAATGCGCCAACAACAATGGTTGTGACTAATATTAAAAATGCCTGCTTATCCCTCAATATGCTAAAAGCTGCTCCTGTATTCCTTGCATAAGTCAAATGGAATATATCTTTAACTATGGGTATAGCACCTATCGGTTTTAATTGTGTTTCTATAAGATATTTAGTCCACTGATCAATCCCTGTCAATATTGTGATAATAAAAATATAGAACATTTTCTCCTCCTTATAAATTTAAATACAGATACCCCTTGATTTTATCTTTGAGGAAATAAATCAAGGGGTTAATAAATCATGTAGTCCTATATACTTTTTGTATTCATTACCCTCATTGCATTTAATATTGCGATTATTGCCACACCCATGTCAGCGAATACAGCTTCCCACATAGTTGCAACTCCCACCGCACCAAGTGCAAGGAATATGGCTTTAACCCCTAATGCAAACACAATGTTTTGCATCACAATTTTCCTAGTCCTTTTTGCTACTTTAATTGCAGTGACAATTTTTGATGGTTCATCCGTCATGATAACTATATCAGCTGCTTCAATTGCAGCATCAGACCCCAAGCCGCCCATTGCCATGCCAATATCAGCTCTCGCAAGTACTGGTGCATCATTGATACCATCTCCAACAAATACAATTTTCCCCTTATGAGATTTCTTAGCATCCAGAGCCTCAATTTTTTCTACCTTGTCGGCCGGTAACAATTCAGTATACACCTTGTCAATTCCAAGTTGGGTTGCTATTTTTTCCCCAACTGCCTTCGAATCACCAGTAAGCATAACAGTATTTCTAACACCTAATGCCTTCAATCCTTTAATCGCATCAGCTGAATCTTCCTTCACTGCGTCAGAGATTACAATATTGCCTGCATATTTCTTGTCTACTGCAACATGTACTATTGTACCCAGAGTCTCAACTTCCTGATATTTAATGTTTTCTTTATTCATCAGTTTGCTATTTCCGGCAAGAATCTCTTTACCACCAACTTTAGCTAAAATCCCATGACCTGCAATTTCCTCATAGTCTTCAATTTTAGTGACATCGACATCTTTGTTATAGACTTTCAAAATGGATAGTGCAATTGGATGACTTGAGTGACTTTCAGCAAATGCTGCATATTCAATCAATTCCTCATTTGTAAAATCAATTTGAGA comes from Desulfofalx alkaliphila DSM 12257 and encodes:
- a CDS encoding helix-turn-helix domain-containing protein translates to MIISETIKAIRNELKMTQTDFAEAVHVSFSTVNRWENNKVVPNRMARALIIDFCEKNGVSELLIKALKEYK
- a CDS encoding Csac_0668 family 2Fe-2S cluster-binding (seleno)protein, whose translation is MGKETLSNYCCGNLGESSCEVEKNNFCPVCEKQGTLVKNITVKHMVLNELTEQIGDNDYYLCMNEECDITYYNTKFNVKFNKQQVKVPIWFKKDADPKYACYCSEVTEDQVIEAVVKHGAKTVKEVNAITGAMKNSNCKENNPLGVCCHKIIQEAIDKGLK
- the lspA gene encoding signal peptidase II, with the protein product MFYIFIITILTGIDQWTKYLIETQLKPIGAIPIVKDIFHLTYARNTGAAFSILRDKQAFLILVTTIVVGALIYYLIKILKTGEVAFKLSLAIIIGGALGNLIDRVRLNYVTDFLDFTLINYPIFNLADVFVVSGVVMLSYMLLFKGDMPKISKM